The nucleotide window AACGAGCGGATTGACAGAGAGAAGCTTTGTGACAGCGCCGTCTCATGCGCAATTAATTTAGAAGCATTGGCTAACAGTCCTTTACAGCTTTACCAGGTAAGAATAAACATTTTCGATGTTAATGATAATTTCCCGGTTTTTCCTGTTAGTTCAACCTTTCTAAATATCACTGAAATCACCGCCACGGGTGCGCGTTTCCCTGTGCAGAGTGCGCATGACGCAGACATCGGTGTCAACTCTGTGAAAACATATAAAATGGATTCTAACGAATATTTTACATTGGATGTTCAGGCACAGAGCGATAAAGTTGTTTCCGCTGAACTGGTGCTTATAAAAGTACTGGACAGAGAAAAAGATCCTAATATTGACCTTTTAATTACTGCCTTTGATGGGGGATCGCCTGTTATGACAGgcactttaaaaattaaagtcaATGTGTTGGATGCTAATGACAATGCCCCTGTGtttactaaatctttatataaaGTTTCTATAGCAGAAGATACTCCTGTTGGAACCACCATTATCAGAGTGCAGGCCAAAGATGCGGATGAAGGCTTAAATGGCGAAGTAATGTATTCTTTCATGAGTCACACGCCTCAAAGTACCCTAAATATATTTGAGATCGACAGTGAAACAGGAAATGTAAAACTCATACAGGATATAGATTATGAAGAGAacaatgcatttgaaattcgaGTTCAAGGCGCAGATAAGGGTATTGTAGCTATGTCGGGACACACCAAACTGTTAGTTGAGGTGTTGGATATAAATGATAACCCACCAAGCGTGACTGTGACGTCACTGCTCAGCCCAATCGAGGAGAACGCGGCAAAGGGTATGGTTGTTGCTTTACTTACAATAACTGATAAAGACTCCGGTAAAAACGGGGCAGTTAAATGTCGACTTGAAGGTCGCAGTCCGTTTAAATTGCATTCAGCTTTCCAGAACTACTACTCACTGATCTTAGACGCTGGACTTGATCGGGAAACGAATGCAGAATATAATATCACAGTTATGGCAGTAGATGAAGGATCCCCGCCTCTCCATAGcactaaattaataaatgtcaaAGTAGCAGACGTCAATGACAACGCACCAGGATTTTCAGATAAGATAGTTTATGCTTACTTAAAGGAAAACAGTAAAGTTGGTTCAGTCATTTGCGTATTGAAAGCAATAGATCTGGATATCAATGACAATGCACTAATAACGTATTCTTTATTGAAAACCACAATCAACAGCACTCCAGTCTCCTCGTTGTTTTCAATTAATAGCATAACAGGAGAGATACAAAGCATGCAATCTTTTGACTAtgagaatataaaaatatgtgagTTTAAAGTTCAGGCCACAGACTCTGGTGTTCCTCCACTGAGCAGTAATGTGACTGTGAATATATTTATCCTGGATGAGAATGACAACATCCCCCTGATTCTCGCTCCCTATTCTGATCATGGGTCTGTCCACACTGAGAACATTGCCTATTCTGCTGAAGCCGGCTACTTTGTGGCCAAGATCAGAGCTGTGGACTCAGATTCTGGATATAATGCACTACTTTCTTATCACATCTCTGAACCTAAAGGAAACAACCTCTTCAGAATCGGAACCAGCAGTGGAGAGATCAGAACTAAGAGGAGAATGAGTGACAATGACCTGAAAACTCATCCGCTGGTTATTGTGGTTTCTGATAGTGGAGAACCCTCACTGTCAGCCACCGTGTCTATTGACGCTGTGGTTGTTGATAGCATAGATGTCATAAAGACTCGGTTCAAACATGCACCAATAAAGGAGGACAGTTTctcagatttaaataaatatttgctgATAGCCATTGTTTCTGTTTCAGCAATATTTCTACTTAGTTTGGTCAGTTTAATAGCTGTAAAATGCTGCAGGACAGATGGCAATTTCAGCAGATACAGTGCCCCAGTAATCACTACACATCCTGATGGGAGCTGGTCTTACTCCAAATCTACTCAACAATatgatgtgtgttttagtgCTGACACACTGAAGAGCGATGTAATGGTTTTTCCTACACCATTAACACCTGCAGATGCTGAACTAATTAGTATAAATGGAGAAGACCCTTTGAAAGGAACACAAACATTCTGTAACATGATCAAGGTAAGAACTGTGCAAACTCCAAGGTAAGAACTTTTGAGTCCTTTGGCAGTTTTCACACCATTGTATATATttgatgatgtacagtatatttggctttacatacatacatgcatacatacatacatacatacatacatacatacatacatacatacaagcCAATCACGTGGCAGCAGCACAGTGTATAAAATACAGATACAGGATAAGAATGGGGAAAGATGTCCTTAGATTTTCACCCATAGCAGTTTCCAGAGTTTAAGTGAGTTAATGTATGATTTACCTTAAACTGCTGACTCATGAAATTATAGTTggttcg belongs to Clarias gariepinus isolate MV-2021 ecotype Netherlands chromosome 2, CGAR_prim_01v2, whole genome shotgun sequence and includes:
- the LOC128507376 gene encoding protocadherin alpha-2-like isoform X6; translated protein: MTRIISVLLSFFAGYVLNMASGQIAYSVLEEVKVGTTVGNITKDINLSLKELSSREFRLVSDSKKQYFRVEAKTGVLQVNERIDREKLCDSAVSCAINLEALANSPLQLYQVRINIFDVNDNFPVFPVSSTFLNITEITATGARFPVQSAHDADIGVNSVKTYKMDSNEYFTLDVQAQSDKVVSAELVLIKVLDREKDPNIDLLITAFDGGSPVMTGTLKIKVNVLDANDNAPVFTKSLYKVSIAEDTPVGTTIIRVQAKDADEGLNGEVMYSFMSHTPQSTLNIFEIDSETGNVKLIQDIDYEENNAFEIRVQGADKGIVAMSGHTKLLVEVLDINDNPPSVTVTSLLSPIEENAAKGMVVALLTITDKDSGKNGAVKCRLEGRSPFKLHSAFQNYYSLILDAGLDRETNAEYNITVMAVDEGSPPLHSTKLINVKVADVNDNAPGFSDKIVYAYLKENSKVGSVICVLKAIDLDINDNALITYSLLKTTINSTPVSSLFSINSITGEIQSMQSFDYENIKICEFKVQATDSGVPPLSSNVTVNIFILDENDNIPLILAPYSDHGSVHTENIAYSAEAGYFVAKIRAVDSDSGYNALLSYHISEPKGNNLFRIGTSSGEIRTKRRMSDNDLKTHPLVIVVSDSGEPSLSATVSIDAVVVDSIDVIKTRFKHAPIKEDSFSDLNKYLLIAIVSVSAIFLLSLVSLIAVKCCRTDGNFSRYSAPVITTHPDGSWSYSKSTQQYDVCFSADTLKSDVMVFPTPLTPADAELISINGEDPLKGTQTFCNMIKPKPPGADWRYSASLRAGMQSSVHMEESSVMQGAQGVLVQNWPTVSSAPDNEGGEVSPPVGAGVDSNSWHFRYGPGPGMPPQHLKPGEVPPEAFIIPGSPAIISIRQGQDGDDKGDFITFGKKEEAKKKKKKKKEKEKKDKKEKGKDDDD